Part of the Falco biarmicus isolate bFalBia1 chromosome 4, bFalBia1.pri, whole genome shotgun sequence genome, GTTGCTCAGGTTTGTGGCTGGAATtcttttctgcatctcttccagATACCGGTAAGCCTAAAGCAATGCACAGAGATCACTGGGCCGGCGGGGGGAAGCTGCTATATGAAAATGCCGTGGGTGAAAAGCACCCACCCTTGGTGCGCGGCTGAGCTCCGGTCAGGAGCTCCGTGTGAAGGCTGCTGATGCTCAGCCACGAGGTGCAGCCTTTGCTAACGTGATGGCCCCTCGCAGTGACCTGGCTCACTTCTGTCTTTTAACAGTTTCAAAAAGAAGGGGGCCCAAAGGCTGGTTTTATGTTCTCCCGACAGCAGAAGCACTGTCAGAACAACATGTTAAGGTTAATCGGCCCAGCTGGAGAAACCTGCGCTTGGCATCCTTGTGTTTCATAATAGCGGCGGGTTCCAGCTGAGGCTGAGCGCTGGTGTGTGGCACTTCTGCCCTGCAGAAGTGATTCACCATTTCCTCAAATGACCGCAATTTTAcaattttctcctcttctttggCCCAGTGGCAAAGGAACACAGTGTAGCTGCTGAGACATGCACCCAGACTGACCCATCTGTTCTTGGCTAATAACTGGGAATATTTAAGACTCCACCACTATTTATGCTCTATGTCCTGCGAGCTTTTTCTCCTCAGTCCCATGGAATGAGAAATACATTAATGTGGATATAATTCCTGAGGTCTACCCCAccctgctgagcagctgagCTCCTGTAAAAGAGCCTCCGCCATGGAATGGTTTTCTGTATGAGAGAACCACGCTATACCAAGCTGCACTGGCACATACAAAATGTGGGCTCTGTAGATGGGAAGAATTAACTTACCATGTGGAATTCCTCCACTTGTACATAGTGTTCGACCAGAAATCCCAAGATGTGGCCGAGATGGATGGCACTGTCAAAATCTTGCTCGGCTAGGAGAAGTTCACACTGTCTCACTGCTTCTTCGGGATCTTCGGCGTAAACTCTAGTATAAAGAGCCAAAGGAAACGACTCAGGCTGGGGGAGGGCATTCAGCCTGTCATGTGAAGACCAGGGAAGgttggtgggtttgggttttttactgtGTTCTCTTTCATAATCACCTTTCTGGCTACACTTTCCTTGGTCAATACACTTGCTTGTATTTCAGGCTGCCTTTTATTGTCGACATTGAAGTGTCAacagcacttttaaaattaaaaatcacataatGGTTTCCCTGTAACAGCAGCTTTTAGAAGTGAGTCtgcaaattatttattaaactgtAGGTAGTAGTAGAGCTTTTCTTGTATGACAGCTCTGGCATTACTGCAACTCACCTCCGAGCATGGATGAATCGCTTAATCAGGGTCATCTTGCTTTGCAAATGTGCTAGTTTGCTTTCCTGTTCCAGAGGGCTTCTagtctttgcttttgaaaggcaCTTGTATGCTTCTGTCAGTGCTCCTTGTGCTTTCTCATAGTTCTGATACTCATCAATTTCTACCTGCAAGAGGAGAAGAGTTGACCGCCTTGCTGTCTGGCTAGCAAACCAGACACCTTCAGCAGTCACAGGAGGGGGAAGTACCTGAGCACATGCATCATAGAAACCTGCCAGAAGGTCCAGGGCCCGCGCTTTAGTATAGAAGCTAATGATGTTCTTCATAATCTCTGGGTCCTTACGCCAGTCCAGCGATTGGAGGTAGTTGGCTGCCATGATATAAATCTCTCTCTGTCTGGAAACTCCCGCAAAGAAGATAATTTTCTCGGTATCTCCAGATTTCAGCAGTGCCCTCATAGCCTAGCAATGGAAAGGGGGGcatgggggaagagggggggaaaataTCATTGTGAAGGCAAAACCATAAACTATGCTAAGATAGCTAGGCAGCCCCATCTGGATAGTCTGCTGTATGAAGTCTTTTCCAAGTTATACTTCTCAAAACAAGGGTTTTGAGAAATCTTAGGAAGGTAATAGGCTCAGCctctttagcttttttttctgtttccaggcTGACCTTTAGCTTGTTTCCTGCTTGTGTGTATTTCTTGGTCGCCATGTGGTAATTGCCTTGTCTCATGCAGCAATCAGCGATTTGCTCCAACAGCTCTCTCCGGGACTCCTCAGAGAGGTCCTGGGACTCCTTGGAGACCGTCATCTTCTCGGCCATCTCCTCTGTGATGGTCAGGTTCTGcttcaggcagagctgcagagcttcGTGGTACTACAGGAAGTGAGAAAGCTATGAGATGTTGCTAACACCACAGTGGTACTTCACATTGCGGGTGGTGTAACCTACAGAAATGAGCTACATGAAGGCACGGATGCTGACGGCTGTGGGTGCTCTGGCTAGAGCACTGCTGTGCAGTTAAGCATCCTGACATCAACTCCTGCTCAAGTCCATGCTGTCACATTTTGTTCACATTTGTTCTCCCATGAAGGCCATTGattctcatctgctttctcaGGGGACACTAACGTGGCACTAAAGATTCATCCATTTTGTCTCTTTGAACGTGACATTCTCTGATTTATTAGGTGTGACTACATTAAGGTTTTCagcaaatacaaacaaaataaatacaggcatttgaaagattttgttaaatgttttgcttctttccatATGAGAACAAATTAGGAGAGTAGGATATACAATAGCTTTTAGCCCAGCAAAGGGCTACTCTACCCTTGCAAATCACAGAAGAAAGAGACAGACATAAGAGCTCATTAAAGAGGAGAGGGTCTAGgactgctctgctgcctggtgTTTCGGTAAGGCTGAGTTGCTAGCACAATAATGAGGGTGTGGTAGAAGCACGAAAAACATTTAGGTAAGAAAATAAGTGCCTTAACTACATTGGTGGTATGACAAAAGGGACAGCACTGGTTTTTTTGACTTGACGATGTTATAATTTCCCTGTCTCCCAATACATTAGTTTTGCAGGTTTTAAGCCAGAAATAAGACTAAAAATCAGGAATCCATTTCTAGAGGTAAGCTAGTGAGCTGCCACCCCACGAGTCATTGGCACGAGAAGAAACTTTAAACCTTCTAAATGTCTCCACATAACTGTTTACCAACAAAGAtaaatgtgtgtgcatgcacttTTTTTAACGCACAGCTTACCTTTTTGGCTGTTAGCAGCAACTCCATTGCCTTCTTGTACTGAGCATGTTCAATAAAAAAATCCGAACAGCGCGCTAGCAGAGCTGGGTCTGATTTCTCATCCAGGTCTTCAGCAATTAGCTGCAGGGCCCCAAACTGCTGCGTGGCAAAGGCTAGCTCCAGTGCTTTGGAGAAATGTCCTgcctgcaaaattaaaaacaagtctTCAAAGACTAGAATAAGCACTGAAGAATCAGTTTACAGGATACCCTAGAGCAGAGTAATAAAGCATTACTCACCATGAAGAAATTACTAATAAACAGTACATACAGTAAAAACTGCAGTTGGTTTAACGTGCCTCTGCTGTAGGAACCGCTTCAGTTTGAAGTTTGGTAATTTTTTAGTAAGAAGACATTTACCTTGTGGTATAACATGACGGCTCTGTCCATCTGCTCCCCCTTTTCCTCATAATAGCGTGCTGCCTCTATCATGTCTTCTGGAGAGCTCAGAAGAGCCAGGTTCATCAGCTGATCATCTAAATTGTTCTCCTGTTCAAAAGGAAAGATCTGGCTTTAGGTATGCAGCAAACAGATTTCATAATTCTGTATTCTGGCAAGCCTACAGCTTTATACTGTCACGTAGCAGTCCATCAACCCCCTTCTGTGTAAAACCTATACCAACCCAAGAAACTCTGAGCTGCAATGGTCATCATTTGTTTCAGGCAGTTTTCTGTTGAGATACAGAAGAAAGTAATGGCCCATACCACCAAGCCTTTATCGATGCGTCTTTTGTAGACAATACAGGCAGAAACCAGGAGCATCTTCACAGTGGGCTGTACATCAGCAAGCAGTGCCTCACCAGAGAGAACGGGCATGAACGACTTGGACCGCTTTCATTCTGTACACTGCCCAAGGACAGAACCCTGCATTGCTTTTGGAGCTAGACGTGCCTCTTCGCATACCTTACACAGGCGGATGGCGTTGTTAAACGCCTGGGCCCTGGTGTAGAAGTGCACGGCCTGCTTGATTTCATCCTGACTCTCATACTGGCGGGCCAGGTGATACGATGCTGCCCAGTTCCCTGTTTCATTTGCTATTTCAGCAgcctggaaaggaaaacatgtaGCTTTACTTTGTGCCCATATTCATCCCAGGAATGAGAACTTTCTGGAAGCAGATAGGAGCAGGCTGCCTTACCTTCTGAATGTCGCCCTGAAAGCAGTGGACACGGACTAGGGAAAAATAATCCTGAGCCAGTGCGTAGTATTTTAGCGCAGATTCCATTTCAGATTGGCTCTCCAGATACTGTGCCCACCATTTCCACAGGCTCCTAGAAAAGCAACAACATTAACTGCAGTAACAAGAATTGCCAGACTGCATTTTTCACTCCTGGAGATCTCGAACTCAAGactagatatatttttttagaatgTAGACAAAGCTTTACCTCAGCTCACGGGTGACATTCAAATGTCTGCACTATAAGGGGAGGCCAGCCTAGATACCTAATGTGGCAGTTCTTGAGGGTGATGTAGTATAACCCTGAAAAAGCTGTAGGAGGATCAGAATAGATAAGACAGGGGTTGAACTTGTGGCTGAGAGGATTCATACTCgcccttccctgctctcttTCAGACCTGAAAGTCCCATTTGGGAGAAGGAACAAGCATAGCACTGACTTGTCTTTCATCTTGTTGACGTAGTTCTCCAAGGCCTGTAAGTCTTCAGTGAGCATTCGGGGTACCTCGAACCTGTGCGTGTCTGACTTCTCATAGCTGTAGAGAAGACAAAGGTGTAAGATTGTGAAATGACTACCTTTGTATTAGCTCGCTTCCTGtgtaaaaaatgcatttaatgttGTTTGACAGCCACAGAGTGACGACACTGGTAACACTGCTTCATTTGTATTATTAAAAGTTCACTGTAAGACCAGCTGCAGTCTGCCAGCACCATCAACACTAAAAAGTTCAACAGTCCTGCAGGGACCTAGAATCAGGGAGGTAATAAGATCACAGGAGAGTAAATACTTCAAGTGCCACTGATGGCCCAACGAAATACCCCAGGAAGCTCCCCAAACATCAAGCACATCCCTGTGCAACTGGCTGAAAAGATCACAAAAGCCCTGGGCTCCTCATGTCACCTCGTCCTCCTGCCATCTGCTGCAACTGCAGCCTCATTTCCACGATAAGATCACTGCACTTACACCACCAGCTACTGCTGGAGTCTCTcctcacctccctgcccaccttGATCTCATCTCACGTATCGGTCCAATCACATCAGAGCTCTACTTTGACTCTGAACAGAAGTGACCTTACACGTTGTTATATTGTGAGACTTCATATGCTAAAACTCATACAAGAACAggatttcaaaaaagaaatacaacacaTTCAAAATCACCTCCCCTAACTTCTCTAGGGACACATCCCAGTCACAGGAGAGGACCAGGCACCAGGAACACCCAAGTCATGACTAAATTCTGCTACAAAAATTGTGGGGGGGACTCTCAGAAGTAAAGAAGTGGGTTTGgtcaggggaaaaggaaaacagggaaGTGGTCTTCCAGAGACAAGCACAGGATTGGATATTAGTGGGGTTCAACTACTGGCCCCAACAAGACAATCTTTCCGATGCTAAGCTTTATTAGCCTGGGAGGGTGCTGGGAAGTTTATTGTAATGATGCTTTCACTCCAGGAGATAAAAAGCaccagaaacaggaaaagactTTAAATAATGATTACTGGTCATCGTCAGACATCCTCCTTAGCCTGCCTTCAGTCTTCACAGGGGAACAACCCCACATTCCCTGGGGGCCACGGGCTGGTGCTTACTGGGCGAGTGCAAGACTGTGCTCTCCGGTTGCCTCCAGGTGCTTAGCGTAGTTGTAGTAGGTGGTGCGAAGGTGAACCCGATCGTGAGCTTCAGCTGTTTCGATGGCTTTCTGCCACTGGTTTGAAGCTTGATAGAACTTGTTCAGGAGGTCATAGCGTTTGCAAGCCTTGTACAGTCGCTCTGCATCCTCCTGCAAGGACAGCATACAAACAGTGTTAGCTCCAACCGGCGTTTCATAGGTGTCATTCACAACAGACACCGCACTTCAAAGTAGTTTGTTAGTGCAGGTCATTGCAATGCAATCAAATTAACAATAATTCAGGCGGGAGGTTTAACCAACTAAATACACGTAGCCTAGAATAGCACATTACTGTGAAACAGGATGTTTATGTGAAAACAAGGAAAGCGCTCAGATCCTGGCATTTACTGTACAGTATCAACTTGGGGGTGACATGAGCAAGCCATCAACAATTAAACGCTGTCATCGGGAGcataaataaatttcagaaaggGGAGGTGTGCTCATGAGGGGCTACAGTTAACAGCCACACTGTCTACTCAGAGCTAAGGTCCAGGCAAATGGTCCTAGGCACTAGGGGGCTTGGCAAGAAGGCATTACACGGCAGGGGACCCCCTGCGACCTCCAAGCAGGTCTCAGAGGTAGCAATGCTGTTCATGAACAACTCGGATCCATTCCTGGGAATAAATGCCATTAATTTAAGGCAGAATTAGAACAGGAGGAGTTTGCCGATGCTGATGCAAGGGTGAGCAAATTTGGAACGATTATTTTTACTCTTCGAGAGGTACTCCTGTGGAAGGAGCATTTTCCTGCTCCACCCAACTGCTGTCCAGCTGTACACTATATTTAGTAAATTGAGATTATCTGTCCAAGACAGAACAGTTTCTGTCTCCTAACTGTTTCAAATTCAAAAAAGCATAGAAAGTAGAGAAGGAAGATGCCTGCACTATGATTCTGTAtgagatgaaaaaaagcaacagaagtgcATTCGTTTTGCTACAGCTGCCCTCCACCTCTAAATAGATCTAAATATCCAAAGGGAGTCCTGGCACTTTTCAGCCTCAGCTTTCTCTGCCAGGAAGGTTTTCCAAACATTTAGTTTgaattctccttttcttcttcactttaACTCAGAGTAGTTACTCTCTATTCAGCATTTATActcttataaataaatatactcTCATTTATTGTTGTAGATTGCTAAACACCTTTTACAGCCAAATTCTAATTATTCAGCTATCTTAAAGATTTCCTCGTCTGTGAAATCTTTCCAAGAGCTTAACAATTTGCACTGATTTTCTCTGAACTTCTTCCAGttcatcaacattttttttctggtaatgAGATACTTGAGAGTGGAAATCAATGTTCCAGCTGTAGCTGCAACAAATAGAAATTATCAAATCAAAGTCCCAGGATATTGTGTCTCTTCAAATGCAGCCCCAAACAGATTTTTGCCGTCATAGCACCTTGCCATTTTTTATCTAATTCATGATTTCCTGTGACCTGTGGGGTATTTAATCGATTatccttttccagtttttttccctcttacaGATCATACGCCTGGATCTTTTACGGTTCCCAAACTagaaatttctgcttttcttgaagACCattaatgaagacattaaatAAAGGCAAACCCAGTGGAACACATGCTCTTATCACTCATCTAACTCAACAGTGCTCTGGTCAGTGTTCAACCCACATGATAACGTTGGTCTGAAACCCATTTTAGATCTCAGTTCTATTGGTAATCAAGGCAGGAGGGTTCAGACTACAACAAAGACACAGGGGAAAGACAAATCTCCATTTTGCTGTGTATTAACTGCCAGGTTGGGCTCCAAATGCAGGAACAAAGGACAGTCACCCTGTGCACCAGACTGTGGGGAGGACAGCCTGACCGTGtcctctggctgtgctgcatcCAGGCAAGTTACTGCTCACATGATGGAAGAAGCCAGGATGGAAATCTGGGCAACTGTAGTACAGCAGATGTCCCTGCGACAGCACAAGCAGCGAATGTGACTTGCCACAGCTCTCCATTCCCACAGGAAACACCAATTTTGCCTAGACTGTTTAAATGCCTTAGGCAAGCCCTTATTCTCTGGCAGAACAGTTTTAGCCTTTCACTCTACAAACAAACACGTCAAAAGGGAACTTGCATTTCCCATACTGGacattaaaatatgtttgttgAAACATTCTAGCTGGAACACTTAAAGTGCACCCTTTTTTTAATCCCGTCAAACACAGAATGATTAAGCTTGGAAGAACTAATCCccaagaaaacagtttttctgtttaatgtttCACACATAAACCATCCTTAAAAGATGTTTCCTTCATTCAGCCAGCAGCTTCCTTCACTCAGCAATTTTTCACATGGGAGTAAAACTCCCATATAAATTCTGTACAGCAGTTAAGGAAACAGGCAAATTAATTAGCTATACCCTTAGGCAGCCGTGGCTCCTGGTATTCTTATTTCCAGGCATCAGGTTCTGCCATTCTCATTCTCATCTACTCTTTTGAGAAACATTAAAAGGGCTTGGGGTAACTGCTGAGCCTCTGGAGTTCAGGGAAAGCCCCTATCAGCGTCACGCAGGAATTGTGCACTGCTGAAGGAGATGCCTATTTCCCCAGGATAAACACTCAACTCTAGGAAAATAATTGCCAAAACTATTCTTCACTGCTCCTTGGAAACCTGGCAATACATTTAACTCCCCCTCCAACCTTTCTGCACCATAACatgttttacaaaattttaacaaattgttagtttctcttttttgtcCCTAGTTAAGCAGGGTGGATATTCTGGGATGCATACAGTCAGCAGGCTTACCAGCATGCCCAGCTGAATGGCCAGCACGGCCACTCTGGCCTCCTGCTCTGGTTCTTGTTCAGCCTCCCTCAATGCCTTGGCTCCTCTTGCGTGACCCATGTTTCCAAGGCAAATTTTGGCCACATCGAGCCTCTGAGTCTTCACGCACATGCGAGCCATGTTCTCCCAGACAGCCTCACTGtgagaaatgggaaagaagaggagagcTGTTACGGTGTCACCTTTAAGGCTTGGGTACTGAGCAGGTAAGATGCAAGGGAAAAGGAGCAcgaaaaagaaaaccattagTATATTGGACACTTGCTGGATGTGACAGAGACTCCAGTTGCTGTGCAAAGATTGGAGAGGAACAGAAATAGGCCTCGGACATAAAGCTCAGTTCTGGAGCTGAATGCCCACAGCCTTAAGGAAATCTGGTTGGCAGGTTTTGTTTTACACCAACGTCTAAACAAAAGCAGTTACGTTTGCACGTGTATAAACATTGATCATGCACCAATCACTGTGCTTCTTGCTGTAGCTGCAACATATAGACATTCACAATTCCCCCACGTCAATGttcagatttcaaaagaaaaattatgggAAAAGTCTTGTACACATAAACCTTACACTCAAACTGTCTTGCATAGTTCAAATATGCAACATCTATTAGGAGCCTAATAGTTGCGCTCAGTAACAGGGAATGATGCGTAGGAAACAACCGAGCAAACTATCATGTTCTAATTTAAAAGTTGCATAAAAAAATGGCACAAAGAAAAACTTTGCAATGCTCAGGATGAGAACTCAGGGCTAAGAGCTTATGCTGAACATTGCCAAATCCTGTGCCAAGACAAAGGGCAGGGACTAGTTGAGCACCACGCTCCCATGCTGCAACATCAGGTCTCAGCAGGCAGCATTGCTCAACAGGAGAACCATAACACAGTTGACCATTACATGAGGTGACGTGCAAAGGTATTCATAGATTCTGTTTGCATTTGAGGCTCTTCAGAATAAAATGCAATATGTTTGACTAATAGAAACCACACACATTCaaaatatgggtttttttcagtgtgtgaaCCTCAGCAGAGGTATGGTCCATACAGTTCTCACATACCACCACAACACAAAATAAGTGTCTAGATgatagaagaagaaaacaaaaacaaacaaacaaaaaaaagttgaatGACACTTCAGCTCCTCCATCTGCAAGCAAATCCCCTTCCAGTTTTCCTatgattaaaatgtttttctcttcccagttGCTGTGGGAAAGCCCGGCACAAATAGGGAAAAGTGACTAACCgggaagcagcaaagcagatgaGACACAATGTGCTGTCAAACAcaaacaataaagaaaagcaaacaaaaaatgcttttcccaAGTTACTTTacaattacagcattttttatttgcaaCTACAACTGGAATAATGTTTCCAGGTAGTGATCAATGTATGTGACAAACTTCATTAAGGCCAAACAGtctagagaaaataaaataggatcAGAAGCGATAATTCAGGGGGAAATTTCAGATGTTCTGCTTGTttagtaaagcaaaaatacacgTCTGAATATTTTACTGAATTTCTTACATCTGCATGTCCGTGCTGAATGTGGTTCAAATGCAGCCTCCTCTCATGCTCTGCTCTGACACATCCGAGTCCCCCCCACTGGGAAGCCAAAAGGAACATTGAAACAGAACACAGTAATTTCTGAACTGGAAAGACCTTACACTCAGAAGGATCTAGCGGTGAGGTTTTTGTAAGTCTATGCATTGTCACTCAATATAGAAATGCTGACTTTGTATCAGCAGAAGATGCGATCTTcctaatttttgaaaaattggaATTGGCTTCCCTTTTATTCCAGCCACTGCCTGTATCTAGAACtagaaagagcaggaaaatacctttaaagtACATTTAGGTTGTGTTAGATATGGTCACCTGCTTTGATCAAGGTGCACAGTGAGTTCTGTCATTAGTAAAAGATGCAAAATCTTGGGGTGCATGTGCACGGCTATGCTTCACTGcacacaaggaaaagaaatattttccaaagtCTGTAGCATGCCAGAAGAAGTTGCCAAAAGCCGTTTCACTCTGGGTGAAGGAATGCACGTCTGTGCTGCGATTTGTCAAACTGACTAATGGCAAATTACTGAAAGGAAAtcaaaatctttatttttcagagctttgACAGCCTGCAATTCTCTCAGTGCAAGAAGATGAGATTTCATGGGCTTGAACAGATAAACAGATGAGAAATCTGATTTAGACTACAGGGAGTGGAAacttttgaaaggaaacagaacagtgtattttaaagtacaaaGTTAAAAGATAACAGTATGCAGAGACACACACCAGGACTTAGAAGATGCTACTCATCATCTATCAGCTGCATTATGCTTTCCTGAATGGCAACAGCTCCTGCCAACTTCAAAACTCggtgggagatgctgctgcacgCACAGCCTGCCTGCGGGCCACCTCAGCACCCATGCCAGCCATACACATTGGACCACCCAAATGTACCTCTGCCCTGAGGAGCTGGATCTCTGGCCATCCCACTTCTTTCTCCTCCACTCCAAACTATTTGTAAAACTAATCCAAGGGGCTCCAGCAGCGGGGGTACCACTTGGGTGCAACAAATACAGAGGAAGAAACATCTCCAGTTGATGTACTCTGCATTCAGTTTTACTTTGGCAAGCACTGCCTTCCCGACAGTCCCAGCTGAGCAGGTGGTGAGCACACACCAGAATTCAGCACTGTGGTCAAACCAGACCAAAGATGCTGAACTTGGAAGTGTTCATGGTAGAGCAGTGCTTGCGCAAACTTAACCAGCACAAAGACCAAGAGAGAGGCCAAGAGCAGCACAAGCGGCTATGTGAGCATGTTGCCTCCCTCTGACCATcccttctcctgcctccaccccCCAGAAGCACTTGAAGGAATGTTTTATCTAATGAACCGGCCCTGCTCTGCACAGAGCAGTTCCCATTCTCCCACTAGAGCTAAGGAGGGCTTTGTTAGCAGCTGCACGGGGGAGAACCCA contains:
- the IFT140 gene encoding intraflagellar transport protein 140 homolog isoform X8, whose protein sequence is MISLDVQFGFEGGECINCVSYCSAKGLLAAGTNKGRIAMWKKAAGSNQSIRALEGKDRWNLQAPTELEGNVSQIKWGSRKNLLAVNTTSSVVILSEQAMSSHFHQQVAVVQVSPNLFNVTIFSTGTTHTLCVDMSVNGVFATKDAVVFWNGKQVTVFECSGDTFRNAGSFLCDSPVLSVHGENLYTVEPYRVQVRTWQGTVKQLLVFSEAEGNPCLLDICGNFLVVGTDLAHFKIFDLSRREAKVHCNSKNFSELFPGLGGIASVKCNANGNKVSILVSKADGNVDSKICFYDVEMDQVTFFDFKAEKGNVREKLSSGQSIDKSVVEYPELQWHVPACHFWDQSEPRLFVCEAILETGLQTPDQNKNKTESTVDVWIISFFSTEEHGLLLQDSFPLPSSYQVLLGMEVPHYYFAKKLFFRRGYVYKPLGESENGQAESGAIKVSQMVARRPMRDFIGLGDCDKTTRDAVLNFSFYLTAGDMDEAFKSIKLIKSEDAPEQHVGSGWRLGRVPRASPVMFTSGEAVWENMARMCVKTQRLDVAKICLGNMGHARGAKALREAEQEPEQEARVAVLAIQLGMLEDAERLYKACKRYDLLNKFYQASNQWQKAIETAEAHDRVHLRTTYYNYAKHLEATGEHSLALAHYEKSDTHRFEVPRMLTEDLQALENYVNKMKDKSLWKWWAQYLESQSEMESALKYYALAQDYFSLVRVHCFQGDIQKAAEIANETGNWAASYHLARQYESQDEIKQAVHFYTRAQAFNNAIRLCKENNLDDQLMNLALLSSPEDMIEAARYYEEKGEQMDRAVMLYHKAGHFSKALELAFATQQFGALQLIAEDLDEKSDPALLARCSDFFIEHAQYKKAMELLLTAKKYHEALQLCLKQNLTITEEMAEKMTVSKESQDLSEESRRELLEQIADCCMRQGNYHMATKKYTQAGNKLKAMRALLKSGDTEKIIFFAGVSRQREIYIMAANYLQSLDWRKDPEIMKNIISFYTKARALDLLAGFYDACAQVLPPPVTAEGVWFASQTARRSTLLLLQVEIDEYQNYEKAQGALTEAYKCLSKAKTRSPLEQESKLAHLQSKMTLIKRFIHARRVYAEDPEEAVRQCELLLAEQDFDSAIHLGHILGFLVEHYVQVEEFHMAYRYLEEMQKRIPATNLSNYVTQQTIEAVHRGAGIPVSRALVPEQTCHSSTENKDVEEVADEVEDP